A region of the Vanrija pseudolonga chromosome 2, complete sequence genome:
AAGCCCAGCCCACGCACAGGTAAAGGCCTTGGCGGGAGCGAGACGTCGATcaggcggaggaggctgGGGTGCGACGAGGGCGGGTAGAAGATGGATACTGGGGGTGCTGCGTCTgcggtggggtgggtcagctcAGCTGTTTTGTCTTGCTCGCGCGCATCGCTACACTCCGTtcgcccgcgctcgcgctcaccctcgtcgccgtcggcggcctgcagCACATCATACcccacggcgagcgcgtcactcctcgcgccccgccgccgcccgacgagccggtCGAGCAGGTGGCTGCGCCCGCGATtccgctcggcgaggagcacgacgtTCTTTCTCCCGAGCGCCTTTTGGCGGTCGGCGCTCCGCAGGATGTCGGTCCACAGGTCTGGTGGTGCCGGTTTTGAAGGGCCAGCAACGgccgcggcagcgagggacGCGAGCGGTGCGgcagcgctcgcgctggcgggcgagggcgacgcaGGGCTCGATAccgctgctgatgctgctgctcgccgcgcgggcgagggcgcggtcGGTGTCGTTGCCTGCATTGGTGTTTGGTTGTTGTCAaaggctggctggctgtggtGGCCCGTGTttcgacctcgtcgtggtggtcgtcgtgtcgtggtcgtcgcgtTAGTGGCAACACGCGCGTGCTTTTGCTCCCGTCACAACAACGACTGCCATACACTTTTGATGCATCGTCGTCTCTCAACATGAAATTGTGCTTTTATGGGTGCTTTACTGCGCTTGCTATTGTGTTGTTTCTCGTGAACCATGCTACGGACGCCTACTACTGATAGCCCTGGTACTCGCCCTCGTATCCATACACGCCAGGCTGCTGCTCAAACCCGCCCTGTGGCCAGTAGCCCTGGGGGTAGAagacgccgccctcggcaccagTAGCGTACGGGTTGTATCCTGGAGGATAGTAGCCCTGCACAAAGCTGTCGGGGGTGCCGGTTGGGAGGGGCACGCCGTGTGCCAGCTgggccgagtcggccgtcgcgtccgagGATGGCGACTTGTCGTCACCACGGATAGGAGGACGAATCGCAACCTTCTGGTTGGGGCGAGGGGGCATGAAGTAGCCCATTTGGCCACCAGCGTACGGGTTGAggggcgagccggcgcgcgggcggagCGCCGGGTTGAAACCTTGACCTGGGCCTGGGACGGGTCCACCGTTGGGGAAGAAGCTCGGTCCAGAGAACGAGCCTCGGGGTTGGAATGAGGGCTCGGGGGTGTAAGGCTGGGGAGGGAAGCCACGGCCGTGGAAACCGGAGCCAGATGGGGGGCGGAAGTTTGGGTTgggagcgccgccagcgccagacGAGCCAGCGGGGTAGAACTCGGCGGGCATGTAGCCGCTGCTGATCGACCCGTTGTCGCTGCCGAGGGCGTGCACTGGCGACGGGTTGGACGGCGTGAAGGGCGGAGGGATGGGGCTGTCAGAGACGGGGGCCGCGCCAGATGCCTCGGATGCAGCTGCCTCGGACGGCGGGttggtcgtcgcggcctgCGAGGGCGGGGTTGTTGATGGTGCCCGCGCCTCAACGgctacaccaccaccggcacctcCAGGAAGACGGATCGTGACTGCGGTACCGTCACCAAGCAACGACTCGGCGGCAGGCTGGGTCGCTGTGCCCTCGAGGGCCTTGTTGGCGCGATCGGGGGACGGCTCGGGCGTTGgcaggtgggcgagggcatGGGCGTGGTGGAAGCCGCCGCGGAAGCCACCACGCATAAACGCTCCACGGCCACGACCACGGAACGGGCGGCCACCGCGCACATCATCCGAAGCAGAAAACTCTGCAAAACCGTCATGGCCCCACTTGGTCGTTTCCGACTCGCGAGGGTGGCGACGCCCCTGGCCGTTGGCCAGCTGGGGTTCGAGCTTGTCCATCTCGgccaggcgcgcgccgttggTAGACtgcggtgtgggtggtgtaGATGTAGAGTGCTgaggttgctgctgctgttgctgctggaggtgctgctgctggaggtGCGGGGGAGCGAATGGCCCGAACCCAAagccgcctcgaccgcgtcctcgaggcaCTCCCCGGAACGCTCCGCGAGGGACTCCACGCGGTGCACCGCGTCCACGCCAATGACCAGCCATGTTGCCCGGTCCCGAGAAGCTGCCCTCGCCAACTCTCTGGTCGTGCATCCAAAAGTTGCCGACTCGAGGGGTGACTTTGGGGTCGACAGCCACGCGCGGGTATGCGACGCGGCTGTTGCGAACTGGACCGGCAGGCGGAACAGGGTCATCAAGCGTGATCGCAGAGGTCGAAGCAGCGAGCGACGTGTCgacagcgtcgtcggcggccgcaggTGTCGAGGGCTCCGACTTGGAtgtggacgccgccgcagtggTGGTTGCCGCCTCGGTGGCTGACGTCGGATCCGAAGCAGCAgctggagcagcagcggcgccgctcgcctcggctgCCTTGCGCAGCTTGCGTGCAGCCTTCTGCTTGTCGCGCTTTGCCTGAAGCTTCTCCTCGAGACGcttcctctcctcgtcggtgagctcgCGTGacaccttgccgccgcgaccgcgaccgcggccaCGGATGGACAtgcctcgcgccgcgccccagtTGCCACGGGACAGGTCGTCGAACGAGACCTCGGGCAGGTTGTCGACCGGGTCATCGGCCCACGCGGCGGGGGTTGTCGAGTTGGCGTCTGGAAACGtgggcgccgcgctcgcggcggggGTTGGCTTGCTTCGTGTCGAGGCGTCTGATGCGCGCGCCGGTGCGCCCTCAGCCTCTGAAGCGCTTCcgccgtccgagtcggaacctgcgcggcggcgcgacttGCGCTTTGGCTTGGGCTTTGTCTTCTTGGGCTTTGGCGCGGCGTGGGTCGTCgaagtcgccgtcgtcgctccaGTCGTagcgggcgccgcggcgatcACTGGTGCAGCCGCTGGCGTTGCGTTGTCGGCCATCTATGTGTATGCTCAGCACGAGCTGATGTATGCAACACGTCGTGACGTACCTTTGTGTACGGATGGAGGATTATAGAGTGCTGTTCGAGTCAGTTGGGTGGCGAGAGAATGTCATCGATCAAGACAACACACGCGTTGAAATATAAACCCTGGGGGCTTGTTGTTTGGCtgatgtgtgtgtgggggggcgtgggctcgtcgggcttgcgcgcgggcgtgtCTGCCGTTCCCTTTTGTGTGTATGTTTTGTGTCAGTGACTGCCTTGCGGCGGTCGTGGGGGGTATCCAAGAGTTGTGTATTGTCACGAGGACAATGAAGAGTCAAGATGACAGACGTTCTGGAAAAGTGACGAGaggtgctggctggctgggtgggggcCACAGGAGAGCCGCCCCCCTCATGACGAGAGAGGACGTTCCTGCAAACAATCGTATTTTTAAAAGGGCGGATCAAATAATGCGCCCCTACTTTTGCCACCCAAAATCATGAAACCGGGTTCCTCTCAAATCATTCCGGCGATCATCCATCGACAAACCGACCACTCTTTAGCTTTCAGCTTTCAAAGCAACACTACAACACGCCTCTTGCGGCCACGGCAAAGTAGTCACCATGGCGCAGACCCAGCCAGACTACtacgccgtgctcggcgtggccCGTGACGCGCCAGACTCGGAGATCACACAGGCCTGGCGacggctcgtcctcgtcgtaaGCCACCCcctctcgtcgtccccgctgacacccagAGCCACCCGGACAAGCAACAGGCAGCAGGCAAATCCGCATCCCCAGAGCCAAGTAATGACATTGTTCTCATTaacgaggcgcgcgccgtgctctcGGACCCGGCAAAGCGCGCGGCCTTCGACGCGCAGTACGAGGCGCCCAGGCCACCTCCTGCCGCCGGGCCACGGATACGGGAGCATGTCTCGCTCGAGGTCTTTACTCCTCACCCCGTGGACGAGCCGGAAAAGTACACGCACCCCTGTCGCTGTGGACACGAGTACGTCGTTAccatcgacgacctcgaggccggggtcgacgtgctcggATGTCCCGGGTGCGGAGAGTACATTGTCGTCGAGtacgaggaggtcgaggagtAGGTAGAGGGCCGATGGGGATACCATGCATTTTGATACCCGGTGTCGTTGGGCTCGTGGGGTAGGGTGTACCGACGAGCCACGCGgggcggacggcgacgggctcgatGGTCTCCCACGAtgagctcgtgctcgtgcgtCCCTCGGCCGCTGTTCAGCCACACCCACGGCTCTACGGCATGAAAACGGGGGTTCAGTCAGCTCCAATCCGCCGTTCTATCCCCAACAGAAGGCTCTGCAgacgagccagccgccgTGGAGggggtgccgccgcctcggcgccaaaaCCACTTCTTCCCCCCAGCCTTCCAAAACTGCTCCGTCCACAGACCACACTCGGATCACATAGATGCAACACCACCCAGATCATAAAAGGAACGATGTTCATAAAGTCGCTCGCTGCGTCTAGCGCAGCGGCGTTCAGCTAAAAGATAGAGTACAAAGGCTCGAGGCGAGTCGAGGGCGAAGGGGGTGAACGAACGAAGGAACGAACGAGCGGGCGAACGGACAAAGAACGAAGGTGATGGTGATGGCCGGGCCAGAGGCGGTGGCGACAACGCTTACGCGCCGAAACCGTAGAGGGTACGGCCCTGGCGCTTGAGGGCGTACACGACGTCAAGCGAGGTGACGGTCTTGCGCTTGGCGTGCTCGGTGTAGGTGACCGAGTCGCGGATGACGTtctcgagctggcgggcggcgtgagcaGGGCCTCGTCAGTCGCGAGGGGAAGCACTCACGAAGATCTTGAGAACACCACGCGTCTCCTCGTAGATGAGACCCGAGATACGCTtgacaccaccacggcgcgcgagacggcggATGGCGGGCTTGGTGATGCCCCTGGAGTGGGTCAGTATGGAGTATGGGGACTCTACCCACTGGATGTTGTCGCGCAGCACCTTGCGGTGACGCTTagcgccgcccttgccgaggcccttgccgcctggggtgtgagcatGCAGTCGGGTTGTGCAACGTACCCTTTCCACGACCGGACATGAtggatgttgttgttgttgttgaggTAGGGTGGGGTGATCGAGTGCTGCGGTGTCAGGTTGTGGTCTGCTGCGGTAGAGGAACCACGCACAAGTAGTGTTGGGCTCGCTGATGGAGAGAAGTACAATGCCAAGATTGAGATACATGCACGCTGAGTGATGGCTgatcgccgacgtcgccgggaacagctgctgcagcggcgcggaggcggcTCCGACGGGAACGACCATCGTGGGAGAGTCGCGATTCGCCGTCTCCGATCTACAACGGCTGGCGTTTTCGCGGTCTATCAATGTCGTCTGCCACTCGACTTACTCCCCACCACGACCATGTTCCTCAGCGGCCTCTTCTCGCCgctctcgcgcgcggcgttcgcCCCGGCCGGCCCATCACGTGCATTCTCCGCCACGGCGACCGCGCAGCTGATGAAGACGCACAAGGGCGCCGCGAAGCGCTTCAAGAAGACGGCGTCGGGCTTGGTGAGTCGAGTTCGGCGATGCCTTCCTTCATATGCTTTGCTAACTATCGTCCCAGTTCAAGCGCGTCAGTGCAAAAGAGCTGCATGCAACAGTATCAGAAGCTAACCCTCCCCGCAGTCGCAGTGCGGAAAGCAGCACCTCAACACGGGCTTCTCGGCGTCCCGCATCAACCGCCTCCAGAAGGCGACGTACGCAACAAAGTCGCAGGTGGGTCGGCCGTGCTTGTTTGCTGGCTGCGCTGACGCCGATTCCAGTCCAAGACGCTCAGCAGGTTACTCCCGTACGCTTAGATGCATAGACTTGGCGTGGAGCCGTGGGCGGGAGGCGGCGGACGTGACCCGCTCGCCCGAGTGATGGGCTTGTGGCCGGCGTGGAGTAGAGACGCTCTAGATGTCGCTGACGGACCACGGATGCGCTGACTTCGTGTGGGGATGCCTGTTTTTGGCTGAACCATCGCGTGCACCTCTCCAACCCCCGTCACACCCTCGTAGACATGCCCAACGTGCATCTGACGCCCCCATGCCCTGCCATCTAGGCTATAATGCAGTATCTCTGTACACATGCTAGCTCGACTacttcttgtccttgtctTCCTTCTGCGAGTCCTCGAGGCTCATGGCGATAGCGCGCGCGATAgcagcctcctcgtcctcgtcctcctcgtcctcggccatgAGaatgtcgtggtcgtcggggTTGTCGCCGCGAGACAGTGCCAtcgcgcgggcgaggagcgcctcctcctcgtcatcctcgtcgaggtactcgtcatcgtcgccagCAGCCTCGGCTACTGTTGGGTCGTTGGCATTGGACAGAGGCGCCGTGATGGCCTCGGTGAAGCCCGCAGCGTGTCCTGCTTCGGGGTTGGCGGGCGCGGCAATGTCCTGAGGGAtagcgccgacgtcgacagcaGTATTTGAGCTGACGGCCGGAGCCTCGCCGCGTCCACGCGCCTGCctctcctgctcctcctgcaATGACATGCGCAGGGCcatggcgagctcggggtcgcTCGAggggtcaaagtcgtccacgccaaggtcgccgccgccgccaccgccgctgcccgacgCTCCGGCACGCTCGGGGTCGAACAGAATAGGCGACTGCTGGATCACGTCGGAGAGAAGGTGGGGTCCTGGTGGGACCGAAACGAGgtggctgcggcgtgagTAGAAGCTCAGTCAGGACCACGGTACTCAcgactcgccgtcgccggcagcctcgacgagcgcgccgagcttctCGTCGTTGGCCATACCCTCGTCTCCAAACGTGACAATGTCGATGAGCACGTTGTTCTTGCGCAAgcgcttgccgagcttgacaAGCTCCTCCTTCGTGTCGTCAATGGGCGAGCCGAcgaacacgacgacgcgctggcgctggttcTTGTTCTCGCGGTGCTTaagggcgagctgggcgacctGGATCGACGTGATCAGGTCTGAAACACCGCCGATCGTGGCCTTGttgagcgccgagagcagcTTGCCAATGTCGTTGGTGGGCGTCACGAGGAGGGAAGGCCTGAGGTGGTGTAAGTGGAGGTCGAGAGGGTGCACAAGGGTGACTCACGACTTGCCAGCCATGGTCATGAGGCCGACTGCCGACTCGGGGTTCGAGTCAGTCTTGGCCGAGAAGACGGTCGAGACGGCCTGCGACTGGGCGAGGAAACGCGTTGGTGTGTAGTCACCATTGCTGCGAGGTCAGCCGGGTTCGATCAACGCCGTTCAGCTGTACACACCGCATGTACTCGGAGTTGTCGAGCCTGGAGCTGTCAGTGACTGTGTACCACGAGATGACTGTGCTTACACTAGCATGCACGATTCGAGCGGCATCGTGACTAGTTGTTGCTTTGGGTAGTAGTTGAGTAGAAGTTGAAGGAACCGACCGCTATGCAACAACACGCAGCTGCACTGATGGACGACATGACACACTCCAGTGACGACGCGCAACCACTGTCGGTGAGCATGACGCTGGGCAGGCCAAGTGCCACATGCCGAAACTCCGAGGGGgacagccagcagccagcgacGTGGGCGCGTACCGAGGTGGGAGTCGGCGGTGGTTGCTGGCGTCACTGCagcctgggtgggtgtgtcctggctgggtgggtgtcctggctggctggctggcctggcGGGCCTGGCTGGTCGGCTCAGCCAGCAATGTGCCCCACCCAGGCTTGCACCCGCTGCACCCGCCCATTCTGCCGCCCCCCCTGAACATGCGCCCACAGCGTCACCGCATTTCACTCTGCTCACCCAGTgcctccccccccccttctCCCGCCTGTACGCCCCCCTCTCCCTGGTCCCAGCAGTCCCCtgcccccgtcgtcgtccactcTCCACGCCGcacctcccccccccctccctcttAACCttctctcctctcctcgtctCTTCCCCATCCATCCAACAAAGTATAACAACGCAGGCAGTAAAGCCAGCTCAATCACACTCTCACTGCTCTATACACCCCGCATACTCGTAAGTCTTCAAATCTCACAGCTGCACGCTTTTTTCGGCGCTTGAAACGGCCTACCATGACtaccaccccacccactcccCTATCATGACGTGTCCGATGAGCCTTCTTTTCATCTACGGGCCTCTTGATCTGGCCACCGTCCAAGGACACCTGGGACACCTCGGACGAGCACAAGCCGCCTAGGCAGTCTCCTCTTCACTATCAGAGCTCGCTCGGCGATGGATGCAGCTGGCTCCACGTCGACAGACGTACCTCAGCCACCACTCGCGGCGGGGCACAGCATCCCGCAGCGGGGCGATGAAGCCACCATCCAGACGCATCGTATGCGTCGTCTGTATCCCTCTCCCCATCCAGAGACCGTAGCGCCGCACGATCCATACATATCAGCGCTGACCACTCTGCTTTGACTTTAACAGATAGACTCTTTTCACAATGTGAGTAAAAAAACGGCGCCGAGCAAAGCTCGAGCAATCCGCGCGGTGGTCATGATGGAAGCTGACGACGCCACAGGGAGGACGAGGGTATGTCTACCATTTCAACGCTGTCGGCGCGATTGGTGACGTAGTTGTGCTAACCACTGCGTTCTTCACAGTCGCTGCTCTTGTGAGTGCTGCTTCTCATGCGCCCCAGTAGTATGAGCTCACCAGCGCCCCCAGGTTATCGA
Encoded here:
- the Dync1li1 gene encoding Cytoplasmic dynein 1 light intermediate chain 1, with amino-acid sequence MADNATPAAAPVIAAAPATTGATTATSTTHAAPKPKKTKPKPKRKSRRRAGSDSDGGSASEAEGAPARASDASTRSKPTPAASAAPTFPDANSTTPAAWADDPVDNLPEVSFDDLSRGNWGAARGMSIRGRGRGRGGKVSRELTDEERKRLEEKLQAKRDKQKAARKLRKAAEASGAAAAPAAASDPTSATEAATTTAAASTSKSEPSTPAAADDAVDTSLAASTSAITLDDPVPPAGPSTNGARLAEMDKLEPQLANGQGRRHPRESETTKWGHDGFAEFSASDDVRGGRPFRGRGRGAFMRGGFRGGFHHAHALAHLPTPEPSPDRANKALEGTATQPAAESLLGDGTAVTIRLPGGAGGGVAVEARAPSTTPPSQAATTNPPSEAAASEASGAAPVSDSPIPPPFTPSNPSPVHALGSDNGSISSGYMPAEFYPAGSSGAGGAPNPNFRPPSGSGFHGRGFPPQPYTPEPSFQPRGSFSGPSFFPNGGPVPGPGQGFNPALRPRAGSPLNPYAGGQMGYFMPPRPNQKVAIRPPIRGDDKSPSSDATADSAQLAHGVPLPTGTPDSFVQGYYPPGYNPYATGAEGGVFYPQGYWPQGGFEQQPGVYGYEGEYQGYQYASAAAPLASLAAAAVAGPSKPAPPDLWTDILRSADRQKALGRKNVVLLAERNRGRSHLLDRLVGRRRGARSDALAVGYDVLQAADGDEDAAPPVSIFYPPSSHPSLLRLIDVSLPPRPLPDTAVVIVLDWTKPSSMIKELLTWLQWVDEWAARVGGEGDELRERLQSYLQHYAEPAGPAPAAGGAGTAAPSLAGVGPLLPLGQGTLTLNPHGVPLVVVCTRADQMDAVGDEMGMKGGGWEERTDWIQQVLRTVCLAYGAALFYTAPTQDGSYGLLREYLFHRLYASPPANAAADATAAAAPARFPFRHKANALDRDAVMVPAGWDSYGKITVLREGFDAARVARAWDASVSGASDAESIEDLWTAMIPDTERPKAATGAAVTTTSEGEQAFLARQLDVLQKDPNRDPRAQFRAAAAAAGAGGTGASNPASEAALERFGGVVGPMGSGGLSLPGVEKAMQEMEGAGDESKDRVRVARRQDSTKPASSPAGNETLHNFFQGLLKKPVSAVPTSPTKAAK
- the dph4 gene encoding DPH4 gives rise to the protein MAQTQPDYYAVLGVARDAPDSEITQAWRRLVLVSHPDKQQAAGKSASPEPSNDIVLINEARAVLSDPAKRAAFDAQYEAPRPPPAAGPRIREHVSLEVFTPHPVDEPEKYTHPCRCGHEYVVTIDDLEAGVDVLGCPGCGEYIVVEYEEVEE
- the H4.1_0 gene encoding Histone H4, coding for MSGRGKGGKGLGKGGAKRHRKVLRDNIQGITKPAIRRLARRGGVKRISGLIYEETRGVLKIFLENVIRDSVTYTEHAKRKTVTSLDVVYALKRQGRTLYGFGA
- the rpmI gene encoding 50S ribosomal protein L35 → MFLSGLFSPLSRAAFAPAGPSRAFSATATAQLMKTHKGAAKRFKKTASGLSQCGKQHLNTGFSASRINRLQKATYATKSQSKTLSRLLPYA
- the RPN10 gene encoding 26S proteasome non-ATPase regulatory subunit 4; translation: MPLESCMLVLDNSEYMRNGDYTPTRFLAQSQAVSTVFSAKTDSNPESAVGLMTMAGKSPSLLVTPTNDIGKLLSALNKATIGGVSDLITSIQVAQLALKHRENKNQRQRVVVFVGSPIDDTKEELVKLGKRLRKNNVLIDIVTFGDEGMANDEKLGALVEAAGDGESHLVSVPPGPHLLSDVIQQSPILFDPERAGASGSGGGGGGDLGVDDFDPSSDPELAMALRMSLQEEQERQARGRGEAPAVSSNTAVDVGAIPQDIAAPANPEAGHAAGFTEAITAPLSNANDPTVAEAAGDDDEYLDEDDEEEALLARAMALSRGDNPDDHDILMAEDEEDEDEEAAIARAIAMSLEDSQKEDKDKK